The Vairimorpha necatrix chromosome 1, complete sequence genome contains a region encoding:
- a CDS encoding dicer-like protein has protein sequence MKLNSIISKNANNNINIEEMKKLMAENERYIVITDDKYFAQDFKYKFGEMLLRIKETKQLICHPSKFILLSWQGLLNVYDYDIVIINCEIKSELTHAFRLFYIDGKLYDLTKPSCIVFTDDKNIDLPIYFQSTQSNKINTQKNNIKCLTLDLTLTDEIVSYAKCRRILKSTVKKVQNPVYLALMKKLEKLEKEDLDEATVLLNKCINFNKTKNIAIEQEDKEKAKKLLEHRQMLEIIKGIKNMGPIFIKGDFKCELDNVYNYNEMSANDIDPDASLILIEEADDEDVHKFKNVIIIKKEGDFPNLVVDEICKNKELTIFHKYAHKKRLEYCTTSPNKYPVPTLALDYAVIFSEHVMYMINRLFYDNFLLLKDLRVYKSFYSAAQENKFYCCLELPKMVDGDFFSKKIQSDNFSLKKDAYKDVCYKFLIKMYEAGFLDANFLPVKQKFIDENQVYIENIKKIYNIDFQDLEEAKQLINAQKEAYEFEDRFFKEHSICFDEENVSVLNINEVLRKQPRALSKFTDTMSVYIFNKSNIGICTGKSFRNTVSYKETEINYLKEVNFTENEKKVILNFQIFFFSINFRRKTFPPESYRKYAYYVIPIKSGNIDFDYMNLMCNKFFFGSVYEVKDKNILSSFLLFNPINKQFYEYVNESEKKLTDEIGTICKRIRSVNGNPPSPETTFLEYFNEKYGLELEKQIDDTNIIFGASIYSAKKGSTYELNSGEIFHVSAISKNIKNDYKKFVKFFNVFETMALVHELKEKMNLEVSLENLAISFTQRGVYDGEFDLGYERLEFIGDSVLKYAVSKYLFIECGYNLNKLVTTKDYIVCNDNLYRIAKKIGLSEYFTFNKYSEHLFQPPAILSELEDHSLVQNLGAEFVFTNSNQANFVKNFSIKHTKDSLYELGNKVLADIVESMIGAHYIELGFDKAFDFIKKLGILDRHTKTLSYRKMSETKESIYLLCEYEGILPYQNVQMIEEKINYKFKNKGYLEKAMIHPSFKDNMFGSERFQKLELIGDCFLDLNVSDYIFYKYPEADPEALHTYRKGLVNNNTFARILLNEGLFDLALTGLHEDTRDKKSKISKCYSDIFESLIGAVVLDSDFDLEKTKQFFSVMLKFMIVNTFEC, from the coding sequence ATGAAATTGAATTCAATCATCTCTAAAAATGCtaacaataatataaacataGAAGAAATGAAAAAGTTAATGGCGGAAAATGAAAGATATATTGTCATTACAGACGACAAGTACTTTGCGcaagattttaaatataaattcgGAGAAATGCTTTTGAGAATAAAAGAAACTAAGCAATTAATTTGTCATCCGTCgaaatttattcttttatcGTGGCAAGGGCTTCTAAACGTTTACGATTATGATATAGTCATAATAAATTGTGAAATTAAATCAGAATTGACACACGCATTTAGgttgttttatattgatGGAAAACTTTATGATTTGACTAAACCTAGTTGTATTGTATTCACAGATGATAAAAACATAGACCTGCCAATTTACTTCCAGTCTACGCAgtctaataaaattaatacacaaaaaaacaatataaaatgcTTGACATTGGATTTGACATTGACAGATGAGATTGTGTCGTATGCTAAGTGCAGgagaatattaaaaagtacAGTGAAAAAAGTTCAGAATCCTGTTTATCTTGCacttatgaaaaaattagagAAATTAGAAAAGGAAGATCTTGACGAAGCTACAgttcttttaaataaatgtatcaattttaacaaaacaaaaaacattgCAATTGAACaagaagacaaagaaaaagcaaagaaattattagaaCATCGACAGATGCTAGAGATTATAAAaggtataaaaaacatgggaccaatatttataaaaggcGATTTTAAATGCGAGCTGGataatgtttataattataatgaaaTGTCCGCTAATGATATTGACCCCGATGCGTCACTTATTTTGATTGAAGAAGCTGACGACGAAGATGTTCAtaagtttaaaaatgttataattattaaaaaagaaggagATTTTCCTAATCTAGTGGTAGATGAAATTTGTAAGAATAAAGAATTGACCATATTTCATAAATACGCACATAAGAAACGGCTTGAATATTGCACGACGTCGCCTAATAAATATCCTGTACCTACACTGGCTCTTGATTATGCTGTCATATTTTCAGAACATGTAATGTACATGATTAATAGATTATTCTATgataattttcttcttttaaaagatttgcGCGTTTATAAGTCTTTTTACAGTGCCGCgcaagaaaataaattttactgTTGCCTCGAATTACCTAAAATGGTCGATGgcgattttttttctaaaaaaattcaatcagacaattttagtttaaaaaaagatgcGTACAAAGATGTGtgctataaatttttaataaagatgTACGAGGCGGGATTTTTGGATGCAAATTTCCTACCcgtaaaacaaaaatttattgacgAAAATCAAGtttatatagaaaatatcaaaaaaatttataatatcgaTTTCCAAGATTTAGAAGAGGCCAAACAACTGATAAATGCTCAAAAAGAAGCATATGAATTTGAAGAtcgattttttaaagaacaCAGTATTTGTTTTGACGAAGAAAATGTATCTGTTCTCAATATTAATGAGGTACTTAGAAAACAGCCGCGTGCTTTATCCAAATTTACTGACACTATGAGcgtatatattttcaataaaagtAATATTGGGATTTGTACGGGGAAATCATTTAGAAATACAGTATCTTACAAAGAAACAGagataaattatttaaaagaagttAATTTTACAGAGaacgaaaaaaaagttatattgaattttcaaatatttttttttagtataaatTTCCGAAGAAAAACTTTTCCACCAGAGtcatatagaaaatatgcCTATTATGTCATACCTATAAAATCAGGAAATATTGATTTTGACTACATGAATTTGATGTGTAACAAATTCTTCTTTGGATCAGTTTATGAAgtaaaagacaaaaatattctaagtTCTTTCTTGTTGTTTAATCCGattaataaacaattttacgAATATGTAAATGAAAGTGAAAAGAAATTGACAGATGAAATCGGAACCATTTGTAAAAGAATACGAAGTGTAAATGGAAATCCGCCATCTCCTGAAACTACCTTTCTGgaatattttaatgaaaaatatggaCTAGAATTAGAGAAACAGATCGACGACACAAACATTATTTTTGGTGCGTCTATTTACTCAGCAAAAAAAGGAAGCACCTACGAGTTAAACTCTGGTGAAATATTTCATGTCTCTGCTATAagcaaaaatataaaaaatgattataaaaaatttgtaaaattttttaatgttttcgAAACTATGGCTCTGGTCCACGAATTGAAAGAAAAGATGAATTTGGAAGTTTCTCTTGAGAATTTAGCGATTTCCTTTACACAAAGAGGTGTTTATGATGGGGAGTTCGATTTGGGCTACGAGAGACTTGAGTTTATCGGAGACtcagttttaaaatatgcTGTGagtaaatatttgtttatagaATGTGGTTACAATCTCAATAAACTTGTAACTACTAAAGATTATATAGTTTGTAATGATAATTTGTATAGAATTGCGAAGAAGATTGGGTTGTCAGAATATTTCACATTTAACAAATATTCAGAGCATTTATTCCAGCCGCCTGCTATTCTGAGTGAATTAGAAGATCATTCTTTAGTGCAAAACCTAGGCGCAGAGTTTGTGTTTACGAATAGTAATCAAGCAAactttgtaaaaaattttagtatcAAACACACAAAAGATTCATTGTATGAATTAGGAAATAAAGTGTTAGCTGACATTGTAGAGTCCATGATTGGAGCTCATTACATAGAATTAGGATTTGACAAAGCATTTGATTTTATCAAGAAATTGGGCATTTTAGACAGACATACCAAAACACTAAGTTATCGCAAAATGTCGGAAACTAAGGaaagtatttatttacTCTGTGAGTACGAAGGTATTTTGCCATATCAAAATGTGCAAATGAtcgaagaaaaaataaattacaaattcaaaaataaaggTTATTTAGAGAAGGCGATGATACATCCATCGTTTAAAGATAACATGTTTGGATCTGAAAGATTCCAGAAACTTGAATTGATAGGAGACTGctttttagatttaaatgtatcagattatattttttataaatatcccGAAGCTGATCCTGAAGCACTACACACTTATAGAAAAGGTCTTGTAAACAATAACACATTTGCGagaattttattgaatGAAGGGCTTTTTGATCTAGCGCTTACAGGATTACATGAAGATACTAGAGATAAGAAGAGTAAGATTAGTAAATGTTATAGTGACATATTTGAGTCTCTAATAGGAGCAGTCGTCTTGGATTCCGACTTTGATCTTGAAAAGACTAagcaatttttttctgtgatgttgaaatttatgattgtaaatacttttgagtgttga